Genomic DNA from Halomonas sp. BDJS001:
CACGGTGAAGCTAACCGTACTGATTATCGGCTGTGGCGATATAGGGATCAACCTTGGGCGTGAGTTACTCGAGGAAGGGCACGAGGTGATAGGCCTACGGCGTAATGTGGAAGCCTTAAAAGGCACCGGCATTAAACCGCTGGCGTTAGACCTGGATAGCCTTGAAGATGCCGATGCCAAAAGCCTGCCCCAAGCTGACTATGTGGTGTATACCGTCAGCGCTGACCGTTTCGAAGAGAGCGCCTATCAAAGCGCCTACCCTGAAGGCTTAAAACGTGTGCTGGGCGTGATGGAACAGCACAAAACACCTCCGCGCCGGGTGTTTTTTGTTTCTTCGACCAGTGTACACGGCCAGCAGGAGGGCGAAGTGGTCAATGAAGAGAGCCCCACTGACTCCACGAGCTTCTCGGGCATACTGATGCGCGAAGCCGAACAGGCGCTAATCAATCACTCCCTGCCCGGCACTGTGATTCGCTTTTCCGGCATTTATGGGCCAGGCCGCGACCGGCTGATTCATCAGGTGGCTGAAGGCCGTGTGGCCGCGATCACGCCAGTGGTTTACTCCAATCGCATTCACCGCGACGACTGCACCGGCATTATTGCTCACCTGA
This window encodes:
- a CDS encoding SDR family oxidoreductase; translation: MKLTVLIIGCGDIGINLGRELLEEGHEVIGLRRNVEALKGTGIKPLALDLDSLEDADAKSLPQADYVVYTVSADRFEESAYQSAYPEGLKRVLGVMEQHKTPPRRVFFVSSTSVHGQQEGEVVNEESPTDSTSFSGILMREAEQALINHSLPGTVIRFSGIYGPGRDRLIHQVAEGRVAAITPVVYSNRIHRDDCTGIIAHLIRYQERGETLAEIYLGSDCEPVTMHNVMMWLAEQLNVEATETMQSPLRRRTSKRCDNQRILSTGYQFRFPSYREGYAQVLKEGGFLELNKA